From the Erpetoichthys calabaricus chromosome 12, fErpCal1.3, whole genome shotgun sequence genome, the window TGTTAAACTAAAATGCATTACTGGTTAATGCTCTGATATTTAGTAACATTGCATTTAAGGTTCTTGGAAGAGCTCAGCTGTGTCCGAGTGTTAGAGCAACTTGAAATGATAATCATTTGAGTGAATACTGCTTTGTCCAAAACGTTTAGTTAAACTTTGGTCCGTTATTATAGTGCACATCTATAGGTAAAACCACTGCTGAATTATCACATCCTACCATGAGTTTATAGTTAACATCAGGACTAAAGTCGTGTAGTCAAGAAAGAAAATTACCTCTGCGTTTGTTTTCAGAGAGGACCCAAGCTCCAAATCAGTTCAGACGTAAGAAAACGGTCTCTCCCAGAAAAAATCCCAGTTCACTTAAAAAAATTGAATGGGCCacgtttgtgctgaacttggtgGTCTTGTGTGGGCATCATGTGTGTGAtagccttataataataataataataatttatttatggtGTTTAGcctccatttttgttttcatggggCCCCTATGCACATTAAGAAGTGGGCCCACTCTAGTCACAGAAAGCTCCAAGTGGGCCAAATAGAGATTTAGGTACCAGTCCTGGCCTGGTCGCACTCTAAAGACTTCTCATTCTCTCACTCATTTGTGTgatgcagggctgtcttaacacatgggcacgctgggcagttgcacGGGggcccatgctaatctatgtatgttatgaattgctgagtggttgtgtaggtaggggccccagttcACTGCTTTGCTGGGGGGGGGCCTATAATGAGGTTATGACGGCCCTGGTGCGATGGGCTGTGCAATCACTGTTCATGGATTTGTAAAAATATGTGAGGTGAAGCTGATCAATTAATATGAAACCCTAACAAAAACTGAAACGCCATTACAGCAAAACCTGAAAATAAATCATTCTTATTAAACATTGCAACCGATTTGGAAGAATGGCTCTAAAGACAGCGGTGTCATAATGCGATCCGGGCAGCAACGAGCGGAATAAAAGGTAGACGGGTGTTTACTTATAACCCAGTCGGACTACACCTTCGTTCTTTAAAGCCGCCAGAGTCCTTTTTCCGCGTTACATCGCTCTAGCTTTTTAAACGTTTTTGTAATTACATGTGTACCTTTAATATCGTCCTTTCCGCAAAACAGGAGGAACCGAAATCAGAAAAAACGTTTGCAGTAAAATCGGACCGAAATGCTGTGGGACGCGGCGGAAGTTGAATAGCTAGCTTCACAGTGCTGCTGAGTGCCTACTCCCTCGTTCAACTGATCCGAAAGCGTGGAAATTAGTCCAGgaggttgaagaaaaaaaatgggcaAAATTAAACAGAAGAATGGACATAAACCACGGAAGAAGAAAATGGAAATCACTTTCAACGATGCCGATCGCCAGTGAGTATTTTTTTCCGCAAAGTGTAATCTGCGCAACTGTCCACgtgtttataattttgtttaggAGCGTCCAGtagattttttttagtttctctgACATGAAGCAAGTAAACGCTATCATTTGTTTGTGCATTGTTAGAGAAATGTATCTTCAGTATAGTTATTGGTAGAAAGGTTGTCTGACTTAACGGGTTAACCCACGGTTACGTCAGTTTTAGTTATGCTTAGTTTATCTAAAAGTGACGGGGCTGCGAGTCCATATCCAGTCGGTCATTGTTCATGCACAGTTTCCATGTTCTCTCCCCGGCTTTCCTCTGGGTGCCTCGTTTTACTTCAGATATCCAGAAAGACTTGCAGTTTGGGTTAGTTGGTGATTGTGGATTATCCTCGTGTGGCTTTGATGGCTCTGTGCTCAGTTCTGCCAGGGCATGCTCCAGACCAACTCTCTCGGAGACACGGGTCAGATTTCTTACCGtttaaaatgtgattttcagTTTTAACAACTCATTCGTGCTTTGGTGTTGCTAATGTGCTAGTCCTGTATCGCGACGATGCGTATCTCGGTGTTGGTGAacatttttccttcaataaatcgTAGTGacaatttaaaaactgtgtattgtgtttattcgggttgtcttttgtattgtattcagtcTGTATCTAGTTCAAAACCTATGTCGAGTGTTACGAATACGCAAAAATAGAGGAAACCAGGAAGAGGCAGTTACTACAGTATTTACGGCACATGGGCGCTCTCAACAAGACGTGTCGTCTAGAGGCTTGATTTAGATTAAAGACGGGAAGTATGAACATGTTCTATAATGAGATAGAGCAGCCATGTTTAAGTGATTGCTAAACATTCGGATTAttagttttaatttgtatttttctgcCAACTGAACAGCATTTCATATTGGGTTCATTTGCTTAGTGAAGCATACTGTAGAGTTGATTCTGATCATTTTGACTCTTGAGCATTCAAAAATGACAGCATCACTCTCTCGCAAGTTATTCTCTTCTCTGTTTTGATGATAGTCATTTTTACCCCCCTTCTTGTCTGATCTCCTTACAATTTAATTAtgttatgttgttgtttttgccGGCACTGTTTTGGACCTTGAATTTCACTGATGTTGAAGAATCACCTGGAGCTTTGTTGCTTTTATTGTTTCCGCCATTGCCTGGCTTATGGGTGTCAAACTGGCTGTTAAAGGCGTCTTAAATTTGTTCCTGTTCAAATTCTTTAGTTCAAGATCCTCTTTGGACACTTCACTTCAGGATTCCTGGCACTTGTTGCCTGCGGAGCTTGCTTGTGTTTAATTCTTCAAAGGATTCAGTTGACTCTGTAGTGTCTGTTATATCGTACACTGTCACTTTCAGTCCCCATTACCATTCATTTCAAGGTGACCCATTTTCTTTTGTCATCAATCTTGGGtattgttttaacactagaattaccagagcctacgaaaaaacttgtagatccatcccaccttaaatcgcttcgcacctctccatcagcgtcctttgtcctgtaaatgtgtcgataagcagcaagcagcctgctgtcacatcccccactgccgcacatttttctcagctcaagtctgtttacctgtgtgtcagttgcatagagtgagaagtcaagcaaaatgacaccttttataaatactatatcattattaggaacacatgcatttcatgtgtgttccatgtctacaacaatctatgtacagtaaagacatcgttaaaacagaaacgttttttcatgttttagtaataattgacaaaatgtagacatgaagtgtataatgtgttaagtctgaattccaaatatcaaatgaacactttcacaaaaggtacaaatataacagaacaagtgcgcttctattcaagaatataattgcagaaaaagaacccgcgttagggtgcgacattgacactcatttgctacgaccgcttcagtggcgcaacggtatcaactgttgactggtaatcaaaacttcacgggttcgatcccAGACGAGttcgttttgagaagtgagctgcacttattcttactattttcgaataaaaacatacatttgatttcagtctgtaactgcCGGTTAAATgtatacttgtaaaggttagctttggttttttttttttttcttcagttttattctctcagtcatgttcacaacCCAAGGTGTATTGAGTGCTCCATGGTGCAGTACCAGGTGCTGGCAGGAAATCCTACGAGTTGCTGATTTGGGCTCCATTGGCATTTATTAGCAGTAACAGAATCTTTGGCTGAAGTTTGTGGTGGACGGTTACTGGAGTATGTGGGCACCTCTTTATCTTCCTCACATTAATCTTTTTCCTCATCTGTTATCCATGGCAGGGAGTATCTAACTGGTTTTCACAAGCGCAAGGTGGAGAGGCGCAAGGCAGCCATCGAGGAGATCAAACAAAAACTGAAGGAGGAACATAAGAAGATGAAAGAAGAGGTCAGGTCAGAGAGTTCATGACACTACACGAGCATGCGAGAATTAGCCTAACAGATTTTCAAGCAATTTAGCCAATATATACGTTTTTTCCACTAAAAAATAATTAGTATGTTCTTGGGCTGTGCCAGGTGTGGCTGGTGCAGACTCCTAACCCCTGACTCAGAAAGGTAGAAAATGGGATGGATAAATAATCACTGTATGCacctaaaaatatatacatgactGGGCACGGTATCCATTTATATTAGGTCTTATGAGTGGTAATTGGCATCACTGAGCTCTGAGCCCTGTAGTGGGCTAAGGGGGTTTACTGACTTAAAAACAGAGTAAACTTAAATTACATGTTGGGACTCTCAGTGCTGTGTCTGTAGTAAAATGCTGGCatgaaattctttgcattttttttatactcAAAAGTGAAGCTGGGTCAATGGTCTAATATAATTTATGTCATGACTGTTGTCATCATTGTGAATGCAAAGCAGTGGAGCACTCTCACAGATAGACCCTGATTTCAGTGAAGTGATCAGGTGAAATCGTTTGTGGGCCAGGGGTctgggagttttgttttttttttaatagtgctCTTTTCAGTCTTCTTCAAAGAACTTGGAAGACATACATAATTTTATCACTTCATGATAGTGATACTTTGGCAACTGCTCCTTGTTGTATTAGTGGGGGTGGGGATGTTGGGCAAAGTGGGCTTGTCATTGGGACGAAACTCCCATTTGTGGGCAGTTTTCAAAGTATTGCCCTCATATGTCTATTTTCTAGAGTTCATTTTAGTGGTAGGTTTGTTTCGTGACAAACAATAGTACATGCTGTGATTTTTCTAAAAGAAAGTTTCTCatatttctcttctttttaatCGCAGCGGTGCAAGGAATACATGAAAATGCTGAAGGAAAGAACAGAGGCTCTTGGTATGATGGATCCTTCAACTGTGtgataggttttatttatttaattaacatgtacttttgtgttggtttaatttttagtGTGTCATTATAACAATATGTACACCACAAAATGCCAACGTCGGATgacaaattcacattgtcattactATTGCTGGGCGGCATGACCAAAATTCTgtttcatggtatttttcaaagttacaccggtttcacggtattggacgatattttttccccatgcataagtggatgttaaccacattttctactgcaattactggctaagaataacctattccagtGTAATGAGAATTGTacgttgtacaaaaaaatattttaatgtgcacacaagtttttatacaggtttgcatggccccataaagtgatagttttcaagggggtggtacTAATGAAGAGAAttaatcacattgcatgacagacacagtcaaaatatagagcctttttattgaacaaagtttgcaaacaacttaaactaaaattttgacaacatattttcaaccatccaaagaggcatttagacttggtaaaatatccagaggtgcttgtcaaaagttgtattgcactgaacatatcTTAAAAACggaatatttttgtaaaccaactacactttgttaatgttagcaatctctgtccactgacacattaaagtgactttttaaacaactttgccatcattaaactgcataatatttaaactaataaataatagtgcaacttccagtaataatgcTGTTACTTCCAAGAGTTCAaaacccaggtgcattacacagtattcaccaaatttaaataaaataaaacaagtgaaagttggtgatgacatctttaccacctgaaccatcattaaggcaaactgcattaatatggaccttgcttcacgctaagctatatacataaataataaaactgcaacttgcatttataatgtaagcgtattagggccacggtgaagaaaaaaaaagtcgacatttccactttattaattctgtgtggagattgctgcctgcacctcctcttagtgcaagaggaagtcggtttaagaagcacgtagcgattaacatggctcggggaacacttgaCACAAAgcttttaatgtgctacataacttatgatggggtttgagaaaatctagtaaattaaatattcattttaagatgaagtttagtttacgatgttctactttaatgacaaattacaagaatagtcaatatgtcgactttaatctcaaaataaacgtcgagaataaagtagaaatgtcaagaataaattcaacatgtcatcacattaTTACATAGTACCCAGGTACACTACAcggtactgaaaaaaaaaaataaaactagtacaacttggcttgcagtattatccagtagtatagaaacagcattcacacatttgagcataatggtccacatccgaccttttaaaaccaaagtatctacagacaacagacacagctccttttttcagcaacaGTTCTTCTGTGTCGTCATGTTCAacttttattgtctgctacagtttcagtttcagaatgttctctgtccattttcaccttacaatacctccactaacgcatgtactccgatGCATTTGTGTTTAGCGGTGcaacagtgaaaaaggtccccccttaaacagtttcccgctgctccacgttccaaacgttgtttaggctacttaaactggtgttgcagtataagaaaaatccatatcatagcaaaaacaaaatacgttttttggtatgaaccggtataccgcccagcactagtcattactatcacttgattcaactaatggttcagttttactttgttttaaactAGCTTTACATCTTTTCTTTTACATGTCATTGTGTCTTTCAGTTGAAAGCTCCACTCCATTCattaatattgatgagttaccatatagttttcaaaattcatattaatatttttttgcagcatagtgttattttatccactagatggtatAAGAATTGTGTCCTGAGTGTTATTTGGACTTAATGCTACTCATGAGAAATAGCTGATATGATCCAGAGAGGCACTCTTGGTTAACACCAAGTAGGTTAAAGTTAATGATGTCCGTGGTGTGACACTATAACAGTGAAATGTTATTTCCTAACAATACGTGTCTTATTTAGAGAGATTATCCATCAACAATACTAATAACCCAGGCAAAATTAATTAATCCTATCAGTTGTGAACATGCAGacctttaaattaaaagtaataactatttaaaacagattaataatgattgtcatgatgttatttttctctttcatcatGCATTTCTATATTGACTCCTAGCATATGCCtctcattcagtttcttaacacCTATAGTGGAATGCAGCATTTCAGTCAATGAAacctattatttaattaaatgcttACCTCTGCTTCTGTCCGCATTGACAATAATTATCaagagttttcattttaattgtgggAGACTTTCATAAAGCTGCCTATTGAAGTCACTAATAATTTTAGTATACAATAGTAAGTTAAGAATGTACATAATTATTTTGCTTCGCTTGAGTTCATTTGTTCAATATGATTTAACACAATTTATGTTTTCTTAATTAGAGGTACTCATTGTGAGTAAttgcttatgtttttctttccCTGCTCCTAATTAATAATCCACCCATTCATACATCATTGAATATGCTTATTCCAAGTAAGGGCCATGCTGGCAATGATGATCCAACCCTGAGTGGGATGCCACTTCAGTACACAGCACACTTACCCATGGATGTGGCACTTGGGTCACTGATGCTTGAAGTAAAATGAAGATACAGTTTTGATTGTATTTTATGCCACTATGTTGTTTTTCACAGAGGAGGCAAGTGAATTAGACCAGCTTGTTACAGCAACAACCGAATCTGTACAGTATGACCATCCTAACCACACAGTGACTGTAACAACTGTTAGTGATCTTGACCTTACTGGACCAAACTGGTTCACACTGGGAGCCAATGAGGTAAGAGCCACTTTTGTTAAACCTAGAGGTGTTAGTACATTGTTAGACATGGGctactggtatttttttctttttactatgcCTACATTTATAGTAGAAAATACTGCCTTCTTTATGTAGTTGTTTAAAAAGTGATCTCTAAGACAAGCCTGCAGCTGCGCACTCCTTACTTTCTTATCTCACAGAGACAACATAACactcttaaacccacttaatcctttTCACGATTGTGGGAGTTTGGCACCCATCCCTACAGTATTGCACTCAGTGCAGGACCCCACCCtgtatggggtgccagtccattacaggtcaGAAGTTGATTAATTTCATTGCAGGCAAGCCATGTTAAGTAactcactgtatataaaatttttGGAGGCTGCTGTTTGAATGCTCAAGAAACTGcctctatttattatatattcagCAGAGTATTTAACATTTATTAGATGAGAGAAAGAATTTCATGTTTGGAAGCATTTTGTTCATGCAATCGGGTAACCTATGTAATCAAACAGGAGTGCCATATATGTGATGTGAGAAAGGATAGACACATggcagcagtgtttttttttttttattattttctcaacacattttaatgtttatttgtacTGAATACAATTAGTATTATAACGTAAGTTCATctgagagtaaaaaaaaaaaaaaaaaaactatgatccAGCTACTTTCAGGATAATTCTACAACTGGAGGGCAATTCTTGGTGTAACAGATGGCTGGGTTGCCTCCGTAATGGAAGGACCTAGGGAGAGAGCGTGCTCAGGGCATTATCTGCcccagagcgctagatggcagaccCCCCTGTccgggttgcagcagtgcctcggattcccataGGACTCCATGGTAGTTGGAGTTCAgcccagccctgttgggttctgtgggtgccgccaaggggagctgcagagctTTACTTTGTTGGCCTTCCTCCACACCCGGGAGTGCTTCCAGACCTCgctaacaagccacctggagtACTCTCAGGTGCAGCGTTAAAGGAGCCACCTGCCATGAGCTTTttgctttggaaaaaataaaatccctGAAGTGGCATTTTGCTTTCAGCTTCTTTTTTGAAAAAAGGTGACAGTGTGGCTACGGGGATGACCTTTAAGCTTCAAGTATGCTGTGTTGCTTGTGTATCAGATTTACAGTTTCATTCCAAATCACTTTATTGCCTAGCTTCAAATTGTGAACAACATTTGTAAACAAGTTTAGTGAATCCTGATCTTGTAAGTGGCTGTGAttaaaggatttgcctaaaaagtaAACATCTGTACCTATTTCTGTCGTTAATCTGAAATGCCCCACTTGCTACAGCAGGAGTGCAGAATGATCAGTTTCCAAGTGTCTCTGCAGGTGGCTCTCAAgattttgttgtgcagtgtttgtATTTTAATGCAACAGGCCATTGCTGAGTTTCGTGTTGCGGttaaacaaatgcattttcaaCTTTTTGCAGACTGCAAACATGCTGTCTGTAGGATAATGTTTGGTAGTGGTGAGGAGGATTTTTAAGAAAGTGGGTCTGAGTGCAAGTTTCGGACATCAAGAGCATATACACTCTTATAGGTAGTATGCCCGTTGAGGACTAAGTGGTATTTTGCTTTTGGAACCCctgcatattttttttgtcttcagcttatttagttttttttgtttatttgtttttgctgtcctcccagccatctgaccttgtcatctgactcatctttagagacttacaatcCAATCTGTATATATAGAAtacaatatctgtctgtctgtatgtctgtccgcttttcacgagagaactacttaacggatttagatctgttttttttttttttctttctataattttcttgaacattccggttgattttgcgacctctctcatcacactatgtatcatagttcatttgcggtaccaatttatttacaTGATTCCGAGACACACACAGCAGGCTGAGGAGATGGGTCGGGGGGTTGGCTGGACCTTCCTCgttcacgtgccagcctcggggcgtatcatacatccgcttagctagcgaatgagagaactacttaacggatttagatcaggcttttttctggattttgtttgaacattccggttgattttgcgacttctctcatcgagctaagttcacttgcaggagtgatatattagcactaatctgagacagaggctgcgggccgaggtgAGGGGTAGCATGACATCAGGTGTGGGGAGTcaagcagggccctcctcactaaacctgtttcacttctactCAGGTGAAGcagcgggggacggctagtattgtATATAAGGACTGTACTCTATTACTAATCATGTATCTGTGTTATTTacgcttttgatttattttatttttttactagttattcattattattcttacctaatttagttttttttttttcttgttgctatTCTTTGACTTCTTATAAAGAGCTTTTAGCTATACTCTTGTGTATGAAAATTTGCTGTAGAAATAAGTATTGTTTGTTGCCAAGGTTGATAAAGATTGTGCAGAAAagtaattaaagtaaaaagtgtagTAGTCTTATGAGCATGTTCAAAGAATTCTATAACAAATCACTAGCAAGAAAAAACTTTTCCAAGCTGTCAGTACATGTACAGTAAAATGCAGTGGTATTAGATATTATCCGTAGGTATAGTTAGTAAATTTGTAAGAGTGGCCACCAGATGGTAATGCTATCGTAATTTTTTAACTGTTCTGTTTGTAGTGCAATACATTTATAGAGttgttattgtcacatgtacagtgaaatCTTGAGTTGCATGTGTTAATCTATGCCGGTGCCATGATTAGTTTAGTTAACTGCAAGCgctcagaaatatttttttcattgtgaaaaAGGTGCAGGTGGAAAAGTCAAATCATAAGAAAGAATTCACCATCATATTTTTATAAGTCGTCAATAAATCAGCAGCTGAAGTAGTACAGATGTTTCAACAGGCCCACAGTGACCAAGCATGTTTCACATGGAAGGTTCACTGCATTGTACATTAAAAAACCTCAACATATCAGATTGCCAGGCTTGGTCAACATTATTTAAAGTGGGTTTGTTAGTTTGTAGATATTTGGAATGGTGTGTACCTGACCCCAATAGTTAGTCTACTGGAAGCCCTCCTTATGGCTAATTTGGTGAATTCATCCCTTTAGACTGAACAGgacaaagaagaagacaaagaagaaaaaggaaaagataaagaagaCTGGAAACCATCCAGTACAGTGCCTAAGAAAGCTGGAGATCCTCTCCTTTCCAAGAAGTAAgttgtttaattgtttaatttttattgcagAACTCTGATTTGTAGGCAGCTGGGGTTGCCATGCCAAAGTGGACAGACTGGAAGAACATTAGCCTCTTTATGTGACAACCATGTTTGTTTCCAAATAGTAAGAACTAAAGCCAAACTAATCCCCCTGCTGTTAAACTGTCAACCATGGTTTCTAAAGCAGAAGGCTTCACATTACACGTGAAACTGTTCTCCTAGTGGCATAATCTTGGCTTCATGTGCTTGTCCCAAACTAAAATAATTTGGGCCAAATTCGTAGTACATATTATCCATTTTTGTCAAAGGGTCTTCTCATGGTTAAGTGGATTTTTCAAACGGGTCGCACGTGAGCAAGCCCTGTAATGAACGGATGTCATTTCTGCACTTGGGTCCTTGTGCCTGTTGCTTACAAGCTGAGTGGTGGCTCCTTGCAATGCTGTACTTGTGGATCTGAGAATGGCCTGTAATCTTCTAATGATTTGCTCCCAGTCCATGTCACTTCATTCATTTATACAAAGTGCAGAGTGACGTGCATATTTTCAAATCTATCCAGACATTTTTGACCAGTTATGGGTAAAAGGGAGCCTTGGTCAAGGTTTTTATGTAGCCATGTTTACACAGGAGCATCTgctaacagacaaaaacaaaacatagagTTAAAGGCTAAAATTATacaatttcaaaaaacatttgcaTCATTTGAAACAACACTACTTTAACTGCTTCTAATAATTTTCCAGTAAGTTTTTATCTAAAGCAGTAATACATAGCAATGACTCCACACTCCTAGAATTTTTATTATCCTTGATATCCCTTATTAAAAGCCATATgtcactaggaagaaaggaatttctggagtagTTTGTGTGGATCTTTCAAGCTCTcctccctgatttactgaaggTAAGCTATTTATGTAATGGATATCTGTCATCAGtggagatgatttccagtttcttcagCATTGCTCTGTGACATACACCAGCTCATGTACATTAGTTACAGTAACTTCAACTGGATGACTGGTAACCTGCTGGAACATTTTAGATTTTGATTTGTCAGATCAAGAAAACAAGGCAATGGAGCTGTAAAAGATGACAAACTGGATTACACTGCAATAAAAGGACAAGGTGAGGTCCTTTTCCACTGTAAATAGTCTAAACTTAAGAAGGAGAAATAAGCACAGATTGCATTTAGAGtacatgttttttctttgcaCCTTCCCCAACCATAACCTGTCGTCTATGGCGGATGAGCAAAAgatttagattcgtcaaaaaattCTGTCTCCGGTTTTTGACAGATCTCAATGTTTTTGGGGCGATGATGggtgtgagtctgtgtgtcacagttcttgaggacagtctagagttAAAACAGCTGggcagaaaaataccaaacttgaatcttaagcctgttatgagatgatgatgtgctgatttatttttgagccaaatcatgcaagagaaactCTTGcattctagaggaaccctcaaatactgtaattccacaattaattatgaattcttcttatcTATTTTTTCCCTATGCCTACCTTCTTCCTCAGTGAGCGGTGAACATAAAGATTTCTACCTCTTACAATCATATATAATTTCTTCGGTCTTACTCTGAATGTCATAAAGACAATTCTTATTGCACAGATTTCCGACATAGTCCTCTTGGTTGAAATAATAGCTTTCATGCTCTTGGTAACTGAACATTGGTCATTTTTAGGTGTCTCATCTTCAGTATAGAGCATAAATAGTAATGAAGAAAGAATTCAGCCTTGAGTAGTCTCAGTATTGGAGTGAATGACAtttgtaactttatttattactttaatgaTTTATCCAGAGTGCACAGTGCAGTACATGGGTTAGCATTCACACGGTTTAATTTCTCAATCAGTATTTGAAGCAAGACAGTATTGGATGCCggagaaaaatccagaaatagttttctgtttatttatgttgGATGGCTGAgtctgttcatttgtttttaatgttatgtcatGGTTTCTCTCTATAATCTGCTGGCAATCCAAATTATCCTCTTGGTGTAATGAACTTGAATTGGTTTGGACTGGATTGAATTGAAACACAGTGCTGAATATAAAAATGATATGCTGCCTTTATGCCTGAATGGCCCTTGTCCTATTTTACCTATGTATATTATtggataaaataaatgttattgtgaaAAAACATGGGATAACATTATTTTCATTAGTCTTGCTTTTCATTTCTCTATAAAGGATCTCATCACTAATGGCCTCTCTGCACGCCCgcacaaagaagaaaaagaaggggaaatcCAACTTGAAAGTGAGGACTGGGAAATCGGCACCATCTGACATGTCCAAAAGTTCACAGAGACACCGGAGTGGTAAGTCGAGCAAAGCCCAGCGCCGCAAGAGAACTGGACGTAATCGACAACAGTGTGACTAAATGTCTGTCTTAATATGgacttaaaacacaatgaagccaACTGCCATAAGTTGGGCCACTACATTTTAGAATCGTGGACAAGCTAGATTGAGGAAGTGGTTACCGGTGGTCTGACTT encodes:
- the nol12 gene encoding nucleolar protein 12, with product MGKIKQKNGHKPRKKKMEITFNDADRQEYLTGFHKRKVERRKAAIEEIKQKLKEEHKKMKEERCKEYMKMLKERTEALEEASELDQLVTATTESVQYDHPNHTVTVTTVSDLDLTGPNWFTLGANETEQDKEEDKEEKGKDKEDWKPSSTVPKKAGDPLLSKKISSLMASLHARTKKKKKGKSNLKVRTGKSAPSDMSKSSQRHRSGKSSKAQRRKRTGRNRQQCD